From a single Alloactinosynnema sp. L-07 genomic region:
- a CDS encoding ABC transporter permease, whose translation MTTTQRRTLAVGVGLLLALAAAAVIGPALSPYDYAQQNLDAIFAPPSLAHPLGTARLGEDVLIQCLRGLQKSLVLGLLAAVVTTVLSAVVGTLAGYLGGLADRVLMTVVDVLLVLPSILIVAVVSPTLRGQSWLVLVVPIAAFQWMLTARALRARARALRSSGFVVAAENMGASVPRVVVRHLLPQMLPLLAIDCTMNVATAILAEAGLSYFGFGVQPPDVSLGSLVAAGTGSALTFPWVFLAPVGFLVVTVIGVGLVGEGLRGEEGTT comes from the coding sequence ATGACGACCACCCAGCGCCGCACTCTCGCGGTGGGCGTGGGCCTGCTGCTCGCCTTGGCCGCGGCGGCCGTCATCGGGCCCGCCCTGTCGCCATACGACTACGCCCAACAGAACCTCGACGCGATCTTCGCCCCGCCATCGCTCGCCCACCCGCTCGGCACGGCCCGGCTGGGCGAGGACGTGCTCATCCAGTGCCTGCGCGGCCTGCAGAAGTCGCTCGTGCTCGGGCTGCTCGCGGCCGTGGTCACGACCGTGCTCTCGGCGGTGGTGGGCACACTCGCGGGGTACCTGGGCGGCCTGGCCGACCGGGTGCTGATGACGGTGGTGGACGTTCTGCTCGTCCTGCCGTCGATCCTCATCGTGGCGGTCGTCTCGCCCACGCTGCGCGGGCAGTCCTGGCTGGTCCTGGTCGTGCCGATCGCGGCGTTCCAATGGATGCTGACGGCGCGCGCCCTGCGAGCCAGGGCGCGGGCGCTGCGGTCGTCGGGGTTCGTCGTGGCCGCCGAGAACATGGGCGCGTCCGTGCCGAGGGTGGTGGTCCGCCACCTGCTGCCGCAGATGCTGCCGCTGCTGGCCATCGACTGCACGATGAACGTCGCGACCGCGATCCTCGCCGAGGCGGGGCTGAGCTACTTCGGGTTCGGGGTGCAGCCGCCGGACGTCTCGCTCGGCTCGCTGGTGGCGGCGGGCACCGGCTCGGCGCTCACATTCCCCTGGGTCTTCCTCGCCCCCGTGGGATTTCTGGTCGTCACCGTGATCGGTGTCGGGTTGGTCGGCGAGGGGCTGCGCGGCGAAGAGGGGACGACATGA
- a CDS encoding ABC transporter permease, which yields MTPRLIGRLGGRVALCLATTFLTFLLASLSFDPLAELRATQPPTPQEVLDARSAALGLDEPIPLRFLHWLAGVPAGDFGLTVGGADIADEVWRRAGTSLRLFAPGSVLAVVLGIALGVWGALRARRLSDQLSMFGALVLLAIPVFVLGTLLKMLWLPMNQAAGTDLLPFSGETTPGSALTGWADIGDRVRHLVLPTITIALPQIAFYSRYQRAAMLEVLNSDFLRAARAKGLRRGQAVRGHGLRMTLIPMTALVAFSFGLHLAGGVFTERVFGWHGLGDWMLSSISEQDAMVVATTTLLLAVLVAVVGWLADIALTLLDPRTRT from the coding sequence GTGACGCCGCGGCTCATCGGCAGACTCGGCGGGCGGGTCGCGCTGTGCCTGGCCACGACGTTCCTCACGTTCCTGTTGGCCTCGCTCAGTTTCGACCCGCTCGCCGAGCTGCGCGCCACCCAGCCGCCCACCCCGCAGGAGGTGTTGGACGCGCGGTCGGCCGCGTTGGGTCTCGACGAGCCGATCCCGCTGCGGTTCCTGCACTGGCTGGCGGGCGTCCCGGCGGGCGACTTCGGCCTCACCGTCGGCGGCGCCGACATCGCCGACGAGGTGTGGCGGCGGGCCGGTACCAGCCTGCGTTTGTTCGCCCCGGGCAGCGTGCTGGCGGTGGTGCTGGGCATCGCGCTCGGCGTGTGGGGCGCGCTGCGCGCGCGGCGGCTGTCGGACCAGCTGTCGATGTTCGGGGCGCTGGTGCTGCTGGCGATCCCCGTGTTCGTGCTCGGGACGCTGCTGAAGATGCTGTGGCTGCCGATGAACCAGGCCGCGGGCACCGACCTGCTTCCGTTCTCCGGCGAGACCACGCCCGGCTCGGCGCTGACGGGCTGGGCCGACATCGGCGACCGGGTCCGGCACCTGGTGCTGCCGACGATCACCATCGCCCTGCCCCAGATCGCCTTCTACAGCCGCTACCAGCGCGCCGCCATGCTTGAGGTGCTCAACAGCGACTTCCTGCGCGCCGCAAGGGCGAAGGGCCTGCGACGCGGCCAGGCGGTGCGCGGGCACGGGCTGCGGATGACCCTGATCCCGATGACCGCCCTGGTCGCGTTCAGCTTCGGCCTGCACCTGGCGGGCGGCGTGTTCACCGAACGTGTCTTCGGCTGGCACGGCCTGGGCGACTGGATGCTGTCGAGCATCAGCGAACAGGACGCGATGGTGGTGGCCACTACGACACTGCTGCTGGCGGTGCTGGTGGCCGTGGTCGGCTGGCTGGCCGACATCGCCCTGACCCTGCTCGACCCCAGGACTCGCACATGA